The following proteins are encoded in a genomic region of Poecilia reticulata strain Guanapo linkage group LG11, Guppy_female_1.0+MT, whole genome shotgun sequence:
- the ssr2 gene encoding translocon-associated protein subunit beta, with product MTMIPRVCVLLVVLTLTAGEEGARLLASKSLLNRYAVEGRDLTLQYNIYNVGSSAALEVELSDDSFPPEDFGIVSGMLNVKWDRIAPASNVSHTVVLRPLKAGYFNFTSASVSYVAQEGGQVVVGYTSAPGQGGILAQREFDRRFSPHYLDWAAFGVMTLPSIGIPLLLWYSSKRKYDSPKAKKN from the exons ATGACCATGATaccgcgtgtgtgtgtgctgctggtGGTTCTCACGCTGACTGCCGGAGAGGAGGGCGCACGACTTCTGGCCTCCAAGTCCTTGCTGAACCGCTACGCTGTGGAGGGCCGAGACCTCACCCTGCAGTACAACATCTACAATGTGGGCTCCAG TGCTGCTCTGGAGGTGGAACTTTCTGATGATTCCTTTCCTCCTGAAGACTTTGGAATTGTGTCGGGAATGTTGAATGTTAAATGGGACAGGATTGCACC AGCTAGCAACGTGTCTCATACGGTGGTGTTGCGTCCCCTAAAGGCAGGGTACTTTAACTTCACCTCAGCTTCTGTCAGCTACGTAGCCCAGGAAGGAGGACAGGTTGTG gtGGGTTACACCAGTGCCCCTGGCCAGGGGGGCATCTTGGCCCAGAGGGAGTTTGATCGGCGTTTCTCTCCTCACTAT CTGGACTGGGCTGCCTTTGGTGTGATGACTCTGCCTTCTATCGGAATCCCTCTGCTCCTCTGGTACTCCAGTAAGAGGAAATATGACTCACCAAAAGCCAAGAAGAACTGA